TTCGTCTTCCTCGTGGGCAGATCTTCTCTGGTGGGGACCGGCTGGTGGCTCCGCGGGGACGTCTGCAGTCCGTTTGGTTGTCTCCTCCTGCAGGCTGGGCAGCTGGCCGCCGCTCCTGCGACTCGCCCCTTCCAGCAAGCACCGCAGGGCACTGTCCTCGGGGGTGCAGACCGTGGTCCCGCACTCGCTGCTGCTCTGGTCCATGTCGTCCAGGTACACGAGCTGCGTGTAGGCCGTGCTGTCGGGGGCTCTGGGCTCTTTCTGCTGGTGCTCCTGGACAGGTGGGTGGCTCTGCTGCAGAGACAAAGGGTCTCCCCTTCCCTTCCGGGCAGATTTTGGTTCATTCATATCCACACCAGAGTCCAGACTGGCGTCATTGCTTCCGTTCCTTCCAGCTCTTTGGAGATCAATGTACGAATGTCTAACGTGAGCGTTGGACCTGCCGTCCAGGGACACGAACCACGCCCGGGGGTGTGGCAGCGGCTTCCCACCCCCAAGTTCCATCAGCGCCTTTTCCGTCAGGAGCTGCACCTCGCTGTTCATCTGGGCCAAGGCCGCGTCGTTCAGGGACGCCGGGATGGAGAGGGACTCGGACATGGACGCGGTCTGGGGGCTCCACTCCCGCGTGCCCGTGTCCTGCAAGTGCTGCTGCGAGATGGCCTGGGAcgagaggggctggggctgcatcTGCCCCGACGGGTGCGGGAAGATCCCCGCGTGGGGGTTGGCGAGCTCGGCCTGGAGTCTTTCTATGTCAAGCTGCTGGTCGGCTGGCACCACGAGAGGCTGGCTGACGTAGGAATGGTCCCCTGGGAGTTTCATATAATGGGCGGGGATGACCAAGGCGGGTAGCACTTTCCTGTAAACGCTCTCATTGACCTGGTCCACGGAACTGCAGCAGATCAGCTGGCCGGGCCTCGGGAAGGACGTGGGTCTCTCCAGGTGATCCACTGACCGCGACATCATACATTCAGTTGGCCTGCGGTCCAGCAGCTGTTCCTTCTCGGGAGAGGAAGGCGCGGGATACAGGTGTTCTTGGATGGTGAGCTTACTTCCCGCCGACGTCGGATCTTCTCTGTCCTGCTTGTCAAACAAAGGCTGTGATGACAGCACAGCGTTGTAACTGCCCCTGTAGTCATCGTTGCCAGGGGACTCGTAGCCTTCCCTGTCTGCAGACTTTCTTGCCTTTAGGGGAAAAATCTCCACGGACTTACGGTAGTCTTTCCCCAGCGTCCCGCTCGGCGTCAAGTTGTCGAAGGAGATCTGACTTTTATCTTCTTCCTTATGAGAGAGGAGCTCCTCCCGAGAGCTGAACTCCTGCGAGGTGCTGTAGGACAGCTTCAGCATGGGCGTGTGCAGGTCCCCCTCCGCGCTGGGGGACATCATCTCTAAATGCACTCCGCTCATCAACTCCTTTGCACCCGGGGCCTCGGGGCGGCCGTGGCCGGTGACAGACAGTGGGCCGGGGAATTCTGACGCCCGACGGGAGAACAGCAAGTTGATGTGCGACATGGAAGTGGACTGATCCCTTTTGGAGCTCTCCAGGGCTGCGGGGAGCTGCAGTTTTCTGTGGTGCTGACGGGGTTTCAGGCACTTCCTCCTGCGACCAAGGGACACACAATTCACACCCAAAGGTCAGAGATTCTCATGGTGGAAGAGTTTTCAAGTTGCTCATAAAAATCCTAATTCTCGATTTCCACGGGGAGAAATAAAACAACTAAACTGACGGCCAGAAGCCATCTCGCCCCACACTCTATCCTTATTTTAACCCAGAGCAGCAGAATCTTGGGATTTCATCTTCAGGCTTTTATAAGCCAAGTTATTAATTCAAAAGGGGCCACTACCCAAGAATTGACAATAAACATTCTTGCAAACTAAACACATGtggcatcaaaataaaaagttctgcTTTGCCCTTGAGACTATCATCGCGTAAGCAGCATTTAGGAACACTCGGAACGAAGCATATGACAAttgtcaaactttttaaaaaataactccccTTCTAAACAACGTCAGCCACAGCATGCCTTGCACattctgtttgttcatttgttcattagaTCACACATTTGAGTTCTTAGGTACGTTTCCACAAGAAGAAGTACCTCGATTTAgaaaaacgaaaagaaaaaacACCCTCCATAACAAGGCTTCCAAATATCAGCTGCACAAGAAAGTTTAGATTCAGAGAGATATTGCCAAGATGGTAGCACTTTACCTGCAATAATACAACAGCAGACACAGCAAAACCAAAAGGATGAAAGCCATTCCTCCCAAAATGGCCAAAAGAAACACCGTGTGATACGTGGTGATGTCCTGTGTTACGACGGGACCTAGAAGGTCAGAAAATGGCATTTTAGAGTTTTGAAATACCTTGAAAATAAAACGAGGGATCATGCATCAGGAATGTAACATCTTCTTACTTTCCCTGGCTGGGGCACGAGCGTGGCCAGCGGGAAACACCCTTGGGATGATGCGCTCGAGGTTCTACCATCACTTTATTCGACAATGAACACGACTATTCTGGGAGCTTCTGTGACCAGTAGCACTTTGAATACTCACATGCGACATGTGGTTGTGTCAAGGGACCCTCCTTTGCCAGGCAGTGAGCCTCTCTCCTGGTAGCATGTGCAACATTCTAAAtacatgctcttttttttttttttgctgttgctttatcaactaatacatgctattttaataaaagaaaatgaacacaggGTAACATTACAAGTGGGACTCTCACATTCAGAAAGATGGCCTGAGTATCTGGGATTTtatactgtaagaaaaaaaaaatcatatgattttaGTCTCACTTTTCCTAGGCAGTCAATTATTACTGTGTGGAACACTCTGCCTAAATGAATCAGTTTAAAGTTACAAGATAAATTTTCTATGACTTAATCAGCAACTTAGTACAGAGTGTCAAGGGTGACTAAGATGGTTTccgtctttaaaaatataatcttccTCTGCAATGCCTTTGCAAAACAGCTAGCCTTACATGGCTACAGACCTCCTTAGAACTGACAGATAAGGTTATCAgagatagaaatattttcttttgaattcacATTGTTAAGAACACCAAGAGATAGCTTAATTCACACTCTTTATGTTCAGCAGTAGCAAAAATCTATCCTAATGTTACTGACAACAGATCGACAACAACAACCTCCCCAAATGATAATATTTGGGCATTTATCAAGGTCCAGGTACCCTGACAGTATTCCAACATATGGGAAGGAACAAACTGTGCTGTCACGTGACTTCACAGTAGCCTGGTTATAATTACTGAACACCGCAATCATTCacttatttttgatttttcatcTTCCAAGAAGTAGATGTCTTAAAAAATCTTCTTAAGGAGACAAATCTCTTAATTTAAAAGCTAGATACACTCAAGGTTTCCCAGTTTTTGAAAACGGTGACATTACCTAAGTTCAAGAGATAACCCACTCTCTTTCAAATATAATTTCCTTCAATGGAGTGGGAAGATGAGGTTAAAGTTAACAAAAACTGTTAAAAT
Above is a window of Eulemur rufifrons isolate Redbay chromosome 25, OSU_ERuf_1, whole genome shotgun sequence DNA encoding:
- the FAM171A1 gene encoding protein FAM171A1, which gives rise to MSRSGALLLCLLGCHVWKAVTKTLREPGAGAQEVTLKVHVSDASTHQPVADALIEVFTNQVSIASGTSGTDGVAFIKFQYKLGSQLIVTATKHAYVPNSAPWKPIRLPVFSSLSLGLLPERSATLMVYEDIVQIVSGFQGARPQPRVHFQRRALRLPENTSYSDLTAFLTAASSPSEVDSFPYLRGLDGNGTGNSSRHDLTPVTAVSVHLLSSNGTPVLVDGPIYVTVPLATQSSLRHNAYVAAWRFDQKLGTWLKSGLGLVHQEGGQPTWTYIAPQLGYWVAAMSPPVPGPVVTQDITTYHTVFLLAILGGMAFILLVLLCLLLYYCRRKCLKPRQHHRKLQLPAALESSKRDQSTSMSHINLLFSRRASEFPGPLSVTGHGRPEAPGAKELMSGVHLEMMSPSAEGDLHTPMLKLSYSTSQEFSSREELLSHKEEDKSQISFDNLTPSGTLGKDYRKSVEIFPLKARKSADREGYESPGNDDYRGSYNAVLSSQPLFDKQDREDPTSAGSKLTIQEHLYPAPSSPEKEQLLDRRPTECMMSRSVDHLERPTSFPRPGQLICCSSVDQVNESVYRKVLPALVIPAHYMKLPGDHSYVSQPLVVPADQQLDIERLQAELANPHAGIFPHPSGQMQPQPLSSQAISQQHLQDTGTREWSPQTASMSESLSIPASLNDAALAQMNSEVQLLTEKALMELGGGKPLPHPRAWFVSLDGRSNAHVRHSYIDLQRAGRNGSNDASLDSGVDMNEPKSARKGRGDPLSLQQSHPPVQEHQQKEPRAPDSTAYTQLVYLDDMDQSSSECGTTVCTPEDSALRCLLEGASRRSGGQLPSLQEETTKRTADVPAEPPAGPHQRRSAHEEDEDEDDDDDQGEDKKSPWQKREERPLMAFNIK